A single window of Candidatus Methanomethylicota archaeon DNA harbors:
- a CDS encoding AAA family ATPase, protein MSEPSLKPLFDTYIQLTSVFVNREWEAQCLLASLISSEPAILVGPPGTAKTMMIEYLAKLTNTRYFYYLLTRFTEPDELLGPLDINALREGEYKRITANRLPEAEIIFLDEIFKASSAVRNILLDIILNKRYLDGRTYVKLPTLTIYTASNEISTDEEDQAFYDRLTIRDFIKYVPSTYWDSLLQSGVFLMKNNNIQPILTVDYIKILQNLSKIRAEKIISDSSLRSKIIEALAELKEVGIELSDRRKIKLILVFSSISLIFSENEPTLDSLADAIRMVALHSEDDIKKIENIIAKLKLSSVDIQRITTLATETKNVINVLKQGEVSVAHLRQLRQLRDAIVTELNKIPENIRTLRARAMLQESISTIDEFVRSLGV, encoded by the coding sequence ATGTCTGAACCTTCTCTAAAACCATTATTTGATACATATATACAATTGACTTCAGTATTTGTTAATAGAGAATGGGAAGCACAATGTTTATTAGCATCTTTAATATCATCAGAACCTGCAATACTTGTTGGCCCTCCTGGTACTGCAAAAACAATGATGATAGAATATCTTGCAAAATTAACAAATACAAGATATTTCTATTATTTATTAACTAGATTTACTGAACCTGATGAATTATTAGGTCCATTAGATATTAATGCATTAAGAGAAGGAGAATATAAAAGAATAACTGCAAATAGATTACCAGAAGCAGAAATTATTTTTTTAGATGAAATATTTAAAGCAAGTTCTGCGGTAAGAAATATTCTATTAGACATAATACTAAATAAGCGATATTTAGATGGTAGGACTTATGTAAAACTTCCAACACTTACAATTTATACAGCTTCAAATGAAATTTCTACAGATGAAGAAGATCAAGCATTTTATGATAGATTAACCATAAGAGATTTCATAAAATATGTTCCATCTACTTACTGGGATTCTTTATTACAATCTGGAGTTTTTTTAATGAAGAATAATAATATACAACCAATTTTAACAGTTGATTATATTAAAATACTTCAAAATCTTTCAAAAATAAGAGCAGAAAAAATAATAAGTGATTCTTCATTACGAAGTAAAATTATTGAAGCTCTTGCTGAATTAAAAGAAGTTGGTATTGAATTAAGTGATAGAAGAAAAATAAAATTAATATTAGTTTTTTCCTCAATTTCACTTATATTTTCTGAAAATGAACCAACACTTGATAGTCTTGCAGATGCAATTAGAATGGTTGCATTACATAGTGAAGATGATATTAAGAAAATTGAAAATATAATTGCAAAACTTAAGCTTAGTTCTGTTGATATTCAAAGAATTACAACTTTAGCTACAGAAACTAAAAATGTTATTAATGTATTAAAACAAGGAGAAGTCTCTGTAGCTCATTTAAGACAATTAAGACAATTAAGAGATGCTATTGTGACTGAATTAAATAAAATACCAGAAAATATTAGAACTTTAAGAGCAAGGGCCATGCTTCAAGAATCTATTTCAACAATTGATGAATTTGTAAGGAGTTTAGGAGTATGA
- a CDS encoding DUF996 domain-containing protein, with protein MSLETAKTLSGIGSLLIALGYLVPFLGIIGIIILLIGLKEFSNYYNEPKIFKNAFYGFIFGLIGIIAAGFTFFSIFILSRAVETMIMRLFIPFIFSSLIIFIFYLLKAIFYKKAFNLIYNKSGEELFNIVGILLLIGAVLTIIVIGLIIMFIAWIIATIAFLSLKPKAVL; from the coding sequence ATGAGCTTAGAAACTGCCAAGACTTTAAGTGGAATTGGATCTCTCCTTATTGCTTTAGGATATTTAGTTCCTTTTTTAGGAATAATTGGAATAATAATTTTACTTATTGGATTAAAAGAATTTTCTAATTATTATAATGAACCTAAAATATTTAAAAATGCTTTTTATGGCTTTATTTTTGGATTAATTGGAATAATAGCTGCTGGATTTACTTTCTTTTCAATATTTATATTATCTAGAGCAGTTGAAACGATGATAATGAGATTATTTATCCCATTTATATTTTCTTCATTAATAATTTTTATATTTTATTTATTAAAAGCAATATTTTATAAAAAAGCTTTTAATTTAATTTATAATAAATCAGGTGAAGAATTATTTAACATTGTAGGAATTTTATTATTAATAGGTGCAGTTTTAACTATAATAGTTATTGGATTAATTATAATGTTTATTGCATGGATAATTGCAACTATAGCATTTTTATCTTTAAAGCCCAAAGCAGTGTTATGA
- a CDS encoding DUF2258 domain-containing protein produces MPIMKTGLTIAGGYADKIRKVIFAQLAEDIKEKRIESKNVAFHVAQLNKFLYVVLVDSLKLSKEDCVRISIEYEIINGSILWKFDTLKIDVFKKVSDEEINPIILKLIAEAEKIIRTPVEYTIEYIGETSDGDKIYNVKVREQEGGIIELLQINEDFIYIKIGVLLIPEPIKIEKIKIPLEGKKLEEILNTSINEILSKGKPILPEEADSILKYIKGRLAS; encoded by the coding sequence ATGCCTATAATGAAAACTGGATTAACAATTGCAGGAGGATATGCTGATAAAATTAGAAAGGTTATTTTTGCTCAACTTGCTGAAGATATTAAAGAAAAGAGAATTGAGAGTAAAAATGTAGCATTTCATGTTGCACAATTAAATAAATTTTTATATGTAGTATTGGTGGATTCGCTTAAATTAAGTAAAGAAGATTGTGTAAGAATAAGTATTGAATATGAAATAATTAATGGAAGTATACTATGGAAGTTTGATACATTGAAGATTGATGTTTTTAAAAAAGTATCAGATGAAGAAATAAATCCAATTATATTAAAATTAATAGCTGAAGCTGAAAAAATAATTAGAACTCCAGTGGAATATACAATTGAATATATTGGAGAAACAAGTGATGGTGATAAAATTTATAATGTAAAAGTAAGAGAACAAGAAGGAGGAATAATTGAATTATTACAAATTAATGAAGATTTCATATATATTAAAATTGGTGTTTTATTAATACCAGAACCAATTAAAATTGAAAAAATAAAAATTCCTCTTGAAGGAAAGAAACTAGAAGAAATTCTTAATACTTCTATTAATGAAATTTTAAGTAAAGGAAAGCCTATATTACCTGAAGAAGCAGATTCCATATTGAAGTATATAAAAGGAAGATTAGCTTCATAA
- a CDS encoding cation transporter: protein MKKTLMLLIILSLIGGALKIYGGIIGESKSVFVDALTSIANSLSIIFILNFFKVSMEPPDVDHHYGHYRLMLGGPISMLMLYSFVAGVIIIDIINTVGKYYEVSYEAPIFAVIAIIPYGLAIIIARSNSFTIGYASFTVIELIESIISIVSSMFGIFISYIIDYVGAIILTCFLFIELVKNFREVVIIISDVTSQEVVNKIIENTNKHGLKIDKLRVRKILENVYQGDIVIKVSPDKSIEEIHSIIDKIERDLKLSGIDVSIHIEPTRKC from the coding sequence ATGAAAAAGACTCTGATGTTATTAATAATATTAAGTCTTATTGGCGGAGCTCTAAAAATATATGGAGGAATAATTGGTGAATCAAAGTCTGTTTTTGTTGATGCTTTAACGTCTATAGCCAATTCTTTGTCGATAATATTCATATTAAACTTCTTTAAAGTTAGTATGGAACCACCTGATGTGGATCACCACTATGGACATTATAGATTAATGCTTGGTGGACCTATATCTATGCTCATGTTATATTCTTTTGTAGCAGGTGTGATAATAATTGATATAATAAATACAGTTGGAAAATATTATGAAGTAAGCTATGAGGCGCCAATATTTGCAGTTATAGCCATAATTCCATATGGATTAGCTATAATCATAGCACGATCAAATTCTTTTACAATTGGTTATGCAAGTTTTACAGTAATAGAGTTAATAGAGAGCATAATATCAATAGTTTCATCCATGTTTGGAATATTTATAAGTTATATTATAGATTATGTAGGAGCTATTATCTTAACTTGCTTTTTATTTATAGAACTTGTAAAAAACTTTAGAGAAGTTGTCATTATAATAAGTGATGTAACTTCACAAGAAGTTGTGAATAAAATTATTGAAAATACAAATAAACATGGACTAAAAATTGATAAACTTAGAGTAAGGAAAATACTTGAAAATGTATATCAAGGAGACATCGTTATAAAAGTTTCTCCAGATAAATCTATTGAAGAAATTCATTCAATTATTGATAAAATAGAAAGAGATCTTAAATTAAGTGGAATAGATGTATCTATTCATATTGAGCCAACAAGAAAATGTTAA
- a CDS encoding GTP-binding protein, which yields MKFIQIAGFLGSGKTTTIIALSKELVKKGKKVAIIVNEIGEIPVDAKVISEYGLKVVDIGGGCICCELIVNLAYTLEELTKLYSPDMVFIEPSGVAIPSSIDSSLTVMKIPIEKGPIIVLFDGIRGEELLSEEGLSDFIKRQLLSANIIAINKIDLLNEERIKLFEELLRNINSNAKILKISAKNGYGLNELINEIIGVK from the coding sequence ATGAAGTTTATTCAAATAGCTGGTTTTTTAGGAAGTGGAAAAACTACAACTATAATTGCTCTTTCAAAAGAACTTGTTAAAAAAGGTAAAAAAGTTGCTATAATTGTAAATGAAATAGGTGAGATTCCTGTAGATGCTAAAGTTATCAGTGAATATGGATTAAAAGTTGTAGATATTGGTGGGGGTTGTATTTGTTGCGAACTTATAGTAAATCTAGCATATACTTTAGAAGAATTAACCAAGCTTTACTCTCCAGATATGGTTTTCATAGAGCCTTCTGGTGTTGCTATTCCATCTTCTATAGATAGTAGCTTAACTGTGATGAAAATTCCCATAGAAAAAGGACCAATTATTGTCCTTTTTGATGGTATTAGAGGAGAGGAATTATTATCAGAAGAAGGGCTTAGTGATTTCATAAAGAGACAATTATTAAGTGCAAATATAATTGCTATAAATAAAATTGATTTATTAAATGAAGAGAGAATCAAATTATTTGAAGAATTATTAAGAAATATTAATTCAAATGCAAAAATATTAAAAATTTCAGCTAAAAATGGTTATGGACTTAATGAACTTATAAATGAAATTATTGGAGTGAAATGA
- a CDS encoding pyridoxal phosphate-dependent aminotransferase: MKCISEILDEISESGIRRLFELASKEKDVISLGIGEPDFDTPDFIKEYAIEALNKGMTHYTPNSGIEILREAISEKLKKENGIFTDPNKNIMVTIGANQAFFLALSTFIKPGDEIIIPSPYFVTHGAAARLVGGKVVEVKTSIENNFKVLSEDIRKAITNKTKCIIICTPNNPTGAVLSKKDLEEIAEIAIEYNIKIISDEVYEKLIYDDNKHYSIAALNGMSDRVITVNSFSKSFAMTGWRIGYVVADEKTISKMIKFQMYLAACPTSFAQYAAAMALKDNRSIEWIEKMRKEYEKRRDFLYKRLCEINGFITYKPGGAFYIFPKIGMDDNKFAEKLLKEAKVAVVPGSAFGTYGFEHIRLCYTTSIENLEKACNRIEKFMSKYS; encoded by the coding sequence ATGAAATGTATATCTGAAATTCTTGATGAAATATCTGAATCTGGTATAAGAAGACTTTTTGAATTAGCTAGTAAAGAAAAAGATGTAATTTCTCTAGGAATAGGAGAACCAGATTTTGATACTCCAGATTTTATTAAAGAGTATGCCATAGAAGCACTTAATAAAGGCATGACTCATTATACTCCAAATAGTGGGATTGAAATCTTAAGAGAGGCTATAAGTGAAAAATTGAAAAAAGAAAATGGAATTTTCACTGATCCTAATAAAAATATAATGGTAACAATTGGTGCAAATCAAGCTTTTTTCCTTGCTTTGTCTACATTTATTAAACCAGGTGATGAAATAATAATTCCTTCTCCTTATTTTGTTACACATGGAGCTGCAGCAAGACTTGTTGGTGGAAAAGTTGTTGAAGTTAAAACATCAATAGAAAATAATTTTAAAGTTTTATCAGAAGATATTAGAAAAGCCATTACTAATAAAACCAAGTGTATTATTATTTGTACTCCAAACAATCCAACAGGAGCAGTATTAAGTAAAAAGGATTTAGAAGAAATTGCTGAGATCGCTATAGAATATAATATAAAAATAATAAGTGATGAAGTTTATGAAAAACTTATTTATGATGATAATAAGCATTATAGTATAGCAGCTCTTAATGGTATGTCTGATAGAGTGATAACTGTAAATAGTTTTTCTAAATCCTTTGCTATGACAGGGTGGAGAATAGGTTATGTTGTAGCAGATGAAAAGACAATATCTAAAATGATAAAGTTTCAAATGTATCTCGCAGCATGTCCTACATCTTTTGCTCAATATGCTGCAGCTATGGCATTAAAAGATAATAGAAGTATTGAATGGATTGAAAAAATGAGAAAAGAGTATGAGAAACGAAGAGACTTTTTATATAAAAGACTTTGTGAAATTAATGGATTTATTACTTATAAGCCAGGAGGAGCTTTTTACATATTCCCTAAAATAGGAATGGATGATAACAAATTTGCTGAAAAATTATTAAAAGAAGCAAAGGTTGCTGTTGTTCCTGGTTCTGCTTTTGGGACTTATGGATTTGAGCATATAAGGCTTTGCTATACTACATCAATTGAAAATTTAGAAAAAGCTTGTAATCGTATTGAGAAATTCATGTCAAAATACTCATGA
- a CDS encoding redox-regulated ATPase YchF, with the protein MMIKIGIIGKTNTGKTTLFNAITMLSAEVSTYPFTTKTPNIGIGNVKTLCVCKELGVKDNPRNSTCINGWRFIPIEVIDLPGLIKGAWAGAGLGNQFLSVAAQSDALLHIVDASGSINEKGEICEPGAGSPLADYYDIEDELIRWYMKNIADNAEKIRKMILNKGMSTSRALFEVLAGIKVKEWQINEALERTNLQEVPFIDWDNEDLKAFATEIRYISKPTLIVANKMDIPIAEKNFRGLQEALGEKFVVPCSAEVELMLRRATKAGAIEYIPGEEGFRIKDESKLTPRQKWAINYVQSRIFDKWLTTGVDQALSIVVFKLLKMNVVYPVEDPKKFSDSKGNVLPDAILMPQGATPFDLAKEIHSDLAEGFLYAIDAVTGIRLPKDYTLRDRDVISIVSTRKKKS; encoded by the coding sequence ATAATGATAAAGATTGGTATAATTGGAAAGACAAATACTGGAAAAACCACACTATTCAATGCCATTACTATGTTAAGTGCTGAAGTATCTACCTATCCTTTTACAACTAAAACTCCAAATATTGGTATAGGTAATGTTAAGACTCTTTGTGTATGTAAAGAGCTTGGAGTTAAAGATAATCCAAGAAATTCTACATGTATAAATGGTTGGAGATTTATACCAATAGAAGTTATTGATTTACCTGGTTTAATAAAAGGAGCTTGGGCTGGAGCTGGTCTAGGAAATCAATTTCTATCAGTAGCTGCACAATCAGATGCTCTACTTCATATTGTTGATGCTTCTGGAAGTATAAATGAAAAAGGAGAAATTTGCGAACCTGGAGCAGGCTCTCCATTAGCAGATTATTATGATATAGAAGATGAACTCATAAGATGGTATATGAAGAATATTGCAGATAATGCTGAGAAAATTAGAAAGATGATATTAAATAAAGGAATGAGTACTTCAAGAGCATTATTTGAAGTACTTGCAGGAATTAAAGTAAAAGAATGGCAAATAAATGAAGCTTTAGAAAGAACCAATCTTCAAGAAGTACCTTTTATTGATTGGGATAATGAAGATTTGAAAGCATTTGCTACTGAAATAAGATATATTTCAAAACCAACACTTATTGTAGCAAATAAAATGGATATACCTATAGCTGAGAAAAATTTTCGCGGACTTCAAGAAGCACTTGGAGAAAAATTTGTAGTTCCATGTTCTGCTGAAGTAGAATTAATGCTCAGAAGAGCAACAAAAGCAGGAGCCATAGAATATATTCCAGGAGAAGAAGGATTTAGAATAAAGGATGAAAGTAAATTAACTCCAAGACAAAAATGGGCAATAAATTATGTTCAATCAAGAATTTTTGATAAATGGTTAACTACAGGTGTAGATCAAGCACTTTCAATAGTTGTATTCAAATTATTAAAAATGAATGTAGTTTATCCTGTAGAAGATCCAAAGAAGTTTTCAGATTCAAAAGGAAATGTATTACCTGATGCAATATTAATGCCACAAGGAGCAACACCATTTGATTTAGCAAAAGAGATACATTCTGATTTAGCAGAAGGATTTCTATATGCTATAGATGCTGTAACTGGTATAAGACTTCCAAAGGATTATACTTTACGTGATAGAGATGTAATAAGTATAGTATCCACAAGAAAGAAAAAGAGTTAA
- a CDS encoding NUDIX hydrolase: MYEELIKSEIVFSGKLIKVRLDDVKLSNGRIVKREIVVHRGAVAIVGLYEDKIILIKQYRHAAGKFMWEIPAGTLEEGEDPLECAKREFLEETGYIASEFKKISQFYVAVGYCTEVIHLFIANNLKKAISSPEEDENIEVHMFPINEAINMIKNGQIEDAKTIIGILLLKNMMENDNEWK, translated from the coding sequence ATGTATGAAGAACTCATAAAAAGTGAAATAGTGTTTTCTGGAAAATTAATAAAAGTAAGATTGGATGATGTAAAACTCTCTAATGGTAGAATTGTAAAAAGAGAAATTGTAGTTCATAGAGGAGCTGTAGCAATAGTTGGACTTTATGAAGATAAAATTATTTTAATTAAACAATATAGACATGCTGCTGGAAAATTTATGTGGGAAATCCCTGCTGGAACTTTAGAAGAAGGAGAAGATCCTTTAGAATGTGCAAAAAGAGAATTCTTAGAAGAAACTGGATATATAGCAAGTGAATTTAAAAAAATATCACAATTCTATGTAGCAGTAGGCTATTGTACTGAAGTTATTCACTTATTTATTGCAAATAATCTTAAAAAAGCAATTTCTTCACCTGAAGAAGATGAAAATATAGAAGTTCATATGTTTCCAATAAATGAAGCAATAAATATGATAAAAAATGGGCAAATTGAAGATGCAAAAACTATTATTGGGATACTTCTTTTAAAAAATATGATGGAAAATGATAATGAATGGAAGTAA
- a CDS encoding resolvase codes for MNGSKLTRLRKSRGQGFERELVKRYREAGWWAYRTGGSSAYLPDLIATNDETGELDVIEAKAGAKDYLYVEWDQIERDIELLNGFKRYPNRRIVLAFKFLSKKSKKPGVYERRELREYFKLVPKELWDKLKGQKISCHYERGCPELPDYCPPFKIRK; via the coding sequence ATGAATGGAAGTAAGCTTACTAGATTAAGAAAAAGCAGAGGGCAAGGATTTGAAAGAGAATTAGTTAAAAGATATAGAGAAGCAGGTTGGTGGGCTTATAGAACTGGTGGAAGTAGTGCATATTTGCCAGATTTAATAGCTACAAATGATGAAACTGGAGAATTAGATGTTATTGAAGCAAAAGCAGGAGCAAAGGATTATCTCTATGTAGAATGGGATCAAATAGAAAGAGATATAGAACTTCTAAATGGATTTAAGCGATATCCTAATAGAAGAATTGTTCTAGCATTTAAATTCTTATCTAAAAAATCGAAAAAACCAGGAGTTTATGAAAGAAGAGAACTTAGAGAATATTTTAAATTAGTACCAAAAGAACTATGGGATAAATTAAAAGGACAAAAAATTTCTTGTCATTATGAAAGAGGTTGTCCAGAACTACCAGATTATTGTCCTCCATTTAAAATAAGAAAATAA
- a CDS encoding (Fe-S)-binding protein, translated as MLNYKDLANQCILCGICAEACPFYLVTNNLKYGAMAKVEVAQRLFRGEVLNEEDLKTIFMCTRCDYCHNYCPYGIEISTIIQGARAELRKMNRVPEKYKTIAQSIIDFGSPMTAPREKWLSYIPQGFKAKEKAKYLYFPGCWAAIRLPETAKASMELLIKTGIDFTILNGREWCCGLFLIDTGLLDEAAKLAEKNTLLFESTSAEYIITECPSCCDVFKNVYPKLFRKPSYEVLHISQLINKLLNEEVLKIELMNKRIIYKDPCPLVRRLEIIEEPRAIINKIAELVEYDKNKWEALCCGAPAGVKPIFPEIANKLAEVLINESKDKNADIAVGCVFCMYHMSGVAGDRKIYTLSQLLIENIKRG; from the coding sequence ATGCTAAATTATAAAGATTTAGCTAATCAATGCATATTATGCGGTATTTGCGCAGAAGCATGTCCCTTCTATTTAGTAACTAATAACTTAAAGTATGGAGCTATGGCAAAAGTTGAAGTTGCTCAAAGATTATTTCGAGGAGAAGTTCTTAATGAAGAAGATTTGAAGACTATATTTATGTGTACGAGATGTGATTATTGTCACAATTATTGCCCATATGGAATAGAAATATCTACAATTATTCAAGGAGCAAGAGCAGAACTTAGAAAAATGAATAGAGTTCCTGAAAAATATAAAACCATAGCTCAATCAATAATTGATTTTGGCTCTCCCATGACTGCACCACGTGAAAAATGGTTATCTTATATTCCACAAGGATTTAAAGCTAAGGAGAAGGCTAAGTATCTTTATTTTCCTGGTTGTTGGGCAGCAATAAGACTTCCTGAAACTGCTAAAGCTTCAATGGAGCTTTTAATAAAAACTGGTATTGATTTTACAATACTAAATGGAAGAGAATGGTGTTGTGGACTTTTTCTTATAGACACTGGACTTCTTGATGAAGCTGCTAAGCTTGCTGAGAAAAACACTTTATTATTTGAGTCTACAAGTGCTGAATATATAATTACAGAATGTCCATCATGTTGTGATGTGTTTAAAAATGTTTATCCTAAACTTTTTAGAAAACCAAGCTATGAAGTCCTTCATATTTCACAATTAATAAACAAACTTTTGAATGAAGAAGTTTTAAAAATAGAATTAATGAATAAACGAATAATTTACAAAGATCCTTGTCCACTTGTTAGAAGACTTGAAATTATAGAAGAACCTAGGGCTATTATTAATAAAATAGCAGAATTAGTAGAATATGATAAAAATAAATGGGAAGCATTATGTTGTGGCGCTCCTGCAGGTGTAAAGCCTATATTTCCTGAAATAGCAAATAAATTAGCTGAAGTACTTATTAATGAATCTAAAGATAAAAATGCAGATATTGCTGTTGGTTGTGTATTTTGTATGTATCATATGTCTGGGGTTGCTGGAGATAGAAAGATATATACACTTTCTCAATTATTAATTGAAAATATTAAGAGAGGTTAA
- a CDS encoding RuvB-like domain-containing protein: MSNVVRETSITKLERIGTHTHIKGLGLDENGRAIKIKDGMVGQERAREAAGLVVKMIKEGKLAGRLVILAGPPGTGKTAIAVAIARELGLNVPFIEMSGAEVYSIERKKTEVLMEAMRKCIGVEIHELREVYEGEVTKIEIRTAPHPYNPYQRVIDSARIVLKTTEDERSLEVGEDVATQLVQQGVREGTVIQIDAETGRVSVLGLSYESGIVKQYEVHTKTRVPRPDGKVKKQKEFVYYVTLADLDRIAAQRRGGIFSLLFGGAEEKEISSEIRAEVDRQVKEMVDQKKAFLHPGVLFIDDAHLLDLESFSFISRAIEGELSPIVILATNRGFARIRGTDIEAPLGFPPDLLDRGIIIGTETYDEESVREIIRIRAIEENIEIEEDALIKLTKIGTERSLRYAVQLLSISAENAKSNGRNRVTLSDVERVDGLFMDVSEAVEHLKKYESLMLRH, translated from the coding sequence TTGTCAAATGTAGTTAGAGAAACATCAATTACGAAATTAGAGAGAATTGGTACACACACTCATATAAAAGGATTAGGATTAGATGAAAATGGAAGAGCTATAAAAATAAAAGATGGTATGGTTGGTCAAGAAAGAGCAAGAGAAGCTGCTGGTCTTGTTGTAAAAATGATTAAAGAAGGAAAGCTTGCAGGAAGACTTGTTATATTAGCAGGTCCTCCTGGAACTGGAAAAACTGCAATTGCTGTAGCAATTGCAAGAGAACTTGGTTTAAATGTACCTTTTATTGAAATGAGTGGTGCTGAAGTATATAGTATTGAGAGAAAGAAGACTGAAGTATTAATGGAAGCAATGAGAAAATGTATTGGTGTAGAAATACATGAATTAAGAGAAGTCTATGAAGGAGAAGTAACAAAAATTGAAATAAGAACCGCTCCTCATCCTTATAATCCATATCAAAGAGTAATTGATAGTGCAAGAATAGTTTTAAAAACAACAGAGGATGAGAGATCACTCGAAGTTGGAGAAGATGTAGCAACTCAACTAGTTCAACAAGGTGTGAGAGAAGGCACTGTAATACAAATAGATGCTGAAACTGGAAGAGTTTCTGTATTGGGATTAAGTTATGAAAGTGGAATTGTAAAACAGTATGAAGTACATACAAAAACAAGAGTTCCTAGACCTGATGGAAAAGTTAAGAAACAAAAAGAATTTGTATATTATGTAACATTAGCTGATTTAGATAGAATAGCTGCTCAGAGAAGAGGAGGAATTTTTTCATTATTATTTGGAGGAGCTGAAGAAAAAGAAATAAGTTCAGAAATAAGGGCTGAAGTAGATAGACAAGTAAAAGAAATGGTAGATCAAAAGAAAGCATTTCTACATCCTGGAGTATTATTTATTGATGATGCTCATCTCTTAGATTTAGAATCCTTTAGCTTTATAAGTAGAGCAATAGAAGGTGAATTATCTCCAATAGTTATTTTAGCAACTAATAGAGGTTTTGCAAGAATTAGAGGAACTGATATAGAAGCACCACTTGGATTTCCACCAGACTTACTTGATAGAGGCATAATAATTGGAACAGAGACTTATGATGAAGAAAGTGTAAGAGAAATAATAAGAATTAGAGCTATAGAAGAAAATATTGAAATTGAAGAAGATGCACTTATAAAATTAACAAAAATAGGTACTGAAAGAAGTCTTCGTTATGCAGTTCAATTATTAAGTATTTCTGCAGAAAATGCAAAAAGTAATGGAAGAAATAGAGTTACTTTAAGTGATGTAGAGAGAGTGGATGGTCTTTTCATGGATGTTAGTGAAGCTGTTGAACATTTAAAGAAATACGAGTCATTGATGTTAAGACATTAA
- a CDS encoding Hsp20/alpha crystallin family protein, whose translation MSDEFFSRWFRRRWSFFDMFRDIEEMFREMEEEFERVFTGKELVRERVLPDGSKVKEWGPFVYGYSITIGPDGKPVIREFGNIKMRPGVRPRLGIKEEREPLIDIMTTENEVKVFVELPGVDKEKIKLTGTPTKLVISAEGEMHKYYKEIELPTEVEIEKAKSTYKNGVLEVVLPKKSKEEGKPIKIE comes from the coding sequence ATGTCTGACGAATTCTTCTCAAGATGGTTTAGAAGAAGATGGTCCTTTTTTGATATGTTCAGAGACATTGAAGAAATGTTCAGAGAAATGGAAGAAGAATTTGAAAGAGTTTTTACTGGTAAGGAATTAGTTAGAGAAAGAGTATTACCAGATGGTTCAAAAGTAAAGGAATGGGGACCATTTGTCTATGGCTATAGTATTACAATTGGCCCTGATGGAAAGCCAGTAATAAGAGAGTTTGGAAATATTAAAATGCGACCAGGTGTTAGGCCAAGGCTTGGTATTAAAGAAGAGAGAGAGCCACTCATAGACATTATGACTACAGAAAATGAAGTTAAAGTTTTTGTAGAACTACCAGGAGTAGATAAAGAAAAAATAAAACTTACTGGTACACCTACTAAACTAGTAATATCAGCTGAAGGTGAAATGCATAAGTATTATAAAGAAATAGAACTTCCAACAGAAGTTGAAATAGAAAAAGCTAAATCAACTTATAAGAATGGTGTTTTAGAAGTAGTTTTACCAAAGAAATCTAAAGAAGAAGGAAAACCAATTAAAATAGAGTAA